Proteins from one Oscillatoria nigro-viridis PCC 7112 genomic window:
- a CDS encoding DsbA family protein, whose translation MNVSTIWRKLRSQQAFCLAALLAGCLVFIGCSPAQSGAGNSVDPKLKEQVLQIIRENPQAILESVQAYQQQQQQSLKAAQESFLQQMKSNPKSAIGDSPTTGSASQQIVLLEFSDFQCPFCARAYDTVKQFMAKHQDKVTLAYKHFPLTSIHPQALPAAKAAWAAGQQGKFWEYYSALFEGQKELGEPLYGSIAQKLNLKLDKFNTDRNSPAAEAAIAKDVQLAQKLGIEGTPFFIMNGKTFSGAIELSEMESILASISK comes from the coding sequence ATGAACGTATCCACTATTTGGCGAAAACTCCGCAGCCAGCAAGCCTTCTGCTTGGCTGCACTCCTGGCAGGTTGCCTGGTATTTATCGGTTGTTCCCCCGCACAGTCAGGGGCTGGCAATTCAGTCGATCCCAAGTTGAAAGAGCAAGTCTTGCAGATTATCCGCGAAAACCCGCAAGCAATTTTAGAGTCGGTACAAGCGTACCAGCAACAGCAGCAGCAGTCTCTCAAAGCAGCGCAGGAATCATTTTTGCAGCAGATGAAAAGTAATCCCAAATCTGCAATCGGGGATTCTCCCACCACGGGTTCAGCTTCGCAGCAGATTGTACTTTTAGAATTCTCTGACTTTCAATGTCCGTTTTGCGCGCGCGCTTACGATACTGTCAAGCAGTTTATGGCAAAACACCAGGACAAAGTTACTTTAGCTTACAAGCATTTTCCTTTGACTTCAATTCACCCTCAAGCGCTGCCAGCAGCTAAAGCAGCTTGGGCGGCAGGGCAGCAGGGCAAATTCTGGGAATACTACAGCGCTTTGTTTGAAGGGCAGAAAGAGTTAGGCGAACCATTGTACGGATCGATCGCCCAAAAGCTCAATCTAAAATTAGATAAATTCAACACCGATCGCAACAGCCCCGCTGCCGAAGCAGCCATTGCCAAAGACGTGCAACTGGCTCAAAAACTGGGCATTGAAGGCACTCCGTTTTTTATTATGAACGGCAAAACTTTCTCCGGGGCGATCGAGCTTTCTGAGATGGAAAGCATTCTCGCTAGTATCTCCAAATAA
- a CDS encoding SDR family NAD(P)-dependent oxidoreductase, translated as MNLPPDQLEICLNVLQKISEDPAVIGDHDRFKSLIAKIYKQGRKGLRQSQQQQRRIEDRQLKASTVMVQHQHQQQPCAALPESTTRSSQHLHKPILCYICKTPYTEIHFFYHSLCPKCAQFNYQKRQQRTHLVGRTALVTGGRIKIGYQMGLRLLQDGARVILTTRFPYDCANRYSLEPDFEQWRDRLQIHGLDLRNIPALETFVRDLFHTESALDLIINNAAQTIKRPLAFYQHLLEREEEASQILSNNAQALIPLDSNLLKEQLPRHQSILLESQPNYKARLPSAIADYFPRDCFDADRQQLDLRPENSWLLKLDEVNTIELLEVQVVNAIAPFILNSQLKPLLLRSSFERRFIINVSAMEGQFNRSSKTPYHPHTNMAKAALNMMTRTSAVDYARSNIFMNSVDTGWITNENPDPKKIRVQGEQGFYTPLDAIDGMARIYDPIVQGIENPAPPIYGHFLKDYAPYPW; from the coding sequence ATGAATCTCCCACCAGACCAATTAGAAATTTGCCTCAATGTTCTGCAAAAAATTTCAGAAGATCCAGCGGTCATTGGCGACCACGATCGCTTCAAAAGTTTGATTGCCAAAATCTACAAACAGGGACGCAAAGGTTTGCGTCAATCTCAACAACAACAACGGCGAATTGAAGATAGGCAACTCAAAGCATCAACCGTCATGGTGCAGCATCAGCACCAACAACAGCCATGCGCTGCGTTACCAGAATCAACAACCCGATCGTCGCAGCATTTGCACAAGCCCATCCTTTGTTACATTTGCAAAACACCCTATACAGAAATTCATTTTTTTTATCATTCACTCTGCCCAAAATGTGCTCAATTTAATTACCAAAAACGACAACAGCGAACCCATTTAGTTGGGCGAACTGCATTAGTGACAGGCGGACGCATCAAGATTGGCTATCAGATGGGATTGCGACTGTTGCAAGATGGTGCTAGGGTGATTCTCACCACAAGATTCCCCTATGACTGTGCTAATCGCTATAGTCTAGAACCCGATTTCGAGCAGTGGCGCGATCGCCTGCAAATTCACGGACTCGATCTGCGAAATATTCCAGCATTAGAAACATTTGTACGGGATTTATTCCATACTGAATCAGCTCTCGATCTGATTATCAACAATGCAGCTCAAACTATCAAGCGTCCATTGGCATTTTATCAGCATCTCTTAGAGCGAGAAGAAGAAGCATCACAAATACTCAGCAACAACGCCCAAGCATTAATCCCGCTCGATAGCAATCTATTAAAGGAGCAATTACCTCGACATCAATCTATTTTACTCGAAAGTCAACCGAATTACAAAGCTCGCCTACCGAGTGCGATCGCTGATTACTTCCCGCGCGATTGCTTCGATGCTGACCGACAACAACTGGATCTTCGCCCCGAGAATAGCTGGTTGCTAAAACTGGATGAGGTAAATACGATTGAGTTACTTGAAGTACAGGTGGTGAACGCGATCGCACCCTTCATTCTTAACAGTCAACTCAAACCATTACTACTTCGTTCATCCTTTGAAAGACGATTTATCATCAACGTTTCAGCAATGGAAGGACAATTCAACCGATCCAGTAAAACACCCTATCATCCCCATACCAATATGGCAAAAGCAGCTTTGAATATGATGACGCGAACCTCGGCGGTTGATTATGCTCGATCTAATATTTTCATGAACAGCGTCGATACGGGTTGGATTACCAATGAAAATCCCGATCCTAAGAAAATACGAGTTCAAGGAGAACAAGGCTTTTACACGCCCTTAGATGCGATTGATGGGATGGCAAGAATTTACGATCCGATCGTTCAAGGTATTGAAAACCCCGCTCCTCCGATTTACGGTCATTTTCTTAAAGACTACGCCCCCTATCCCTGGTAG
- the rpe gene encoding ribulose-phosphate 3-epimerase, which yields MTQSQKSIVIAPSILSADFSRLGEEIQAVDRAGADWIHVDVMDGRFVPNITIGPLIVEAIRPVTTKVIDVHLMIVEPEKYVEDFAKAGADIISVHAEHNASPHLHRTLGQIRELGKMAGVVLNPSTPLELIEYVLELCDLVLIMSVNPGFGGQSFIPAVLPKIRQLRKMCDDKGLDPWIEVDGGLKGNNTWQVLEAGANAIVAGSAVFKANDYAAAIEGIRHSKRPTPELAAV from the coding sequence ATGACCCAATCCCAAAAATCAATCGTTATTGCTCCATCCATATTATCAGCCGATTTTAGCCGTCTCGGAGAAGAGATTCAGGCTGTCGATCGAGCTGGGGCTGACTGGATTCACGTAGATGTGATGGACGGTCGCTTTGTTCCTAATATTACTATCGGGCCGCTGATTGTTGAGGCAATTCGCCCCGTTACTACCAAGGTGATCGATGTCCACTTGATGATTGTGGAGCCCGAGAAGTACGTCGAGGACTTCGCTAAGGCTGGTGCTGACATTATTTCGGTTCACGCCGAACACAATGCTTCGCCTCACTTGCACCGCACCCTCGGCCAAATTCGGGAATTGGGCAAAATGGCTGGTGTGGTTCTGAATCCTTCGACGCCTTTGGAGTTGATCGAGTACGTGCTGGAACTTTGCGATTTGGTGCTGATTATGAGCGTCAATCCGGGCTTTGGCGGTCAAAGTTTTATCCCGGCCGTTTTGCCGAAAATTCGCCAGTTGCGTAAAATGTGCGACGACAAGGGCCTCGATCCTTGGATTGAGGTGGATGGCGGTTTGAAAGGGAACAATACTTGGCAAGTTCTGGAAGCGGGCGCAAATGCGATCGTCGCTGGTTCTGCTGTGTTTAAGGCGAACGATTACGCAGCGGCGATCGAGGGTATCCGCCACAGCAAGCGCCCGACTCCCGAGTTGGCTGCTGTTTAA
- a CDS encoding VIT domain-containing protein encodes MPSLKSPTDRTSGLYVRSPEGEQLIFPLKHTEVRAKIAGNLSRVEVSQQFENPFTKPLEAVYIFPLPEEAAVDEMEIKIGDRTIKGSIKKREEAQKIYEKAKQEGRTAGLLEQERDNIFTQSLANIKPGESIDVTIRYTDSLKFLAGDYEFIFPMVVGPRYIPGTPLDETAASGSAPAPMTVNSSTDIVPDASRLNAPILPPGMRSGHDIGVTLEIEAGVPIRNVNSPSHQLQIEYFDSPQTSLASEHKNGLRVRVQLGNQDTIPNKDLIVRYQIAGRETQSTVLTQADDRGGHFAVYLIPAIEYKTDEIVPKDVVFLVDTSGSQSGAPLQQCQALLRQFINGLNPADTFSILDFSDKVRRLSQQPLPNTAENRQQAIEYINKLRASGGTEMLGGIRAAIDFPAPSGRLRTVVFLSDGYIGNENQVLAEVQQHLKSGNRLYSFGAGSSVNRFLLDRIAEIGRGISRIIRHDEPVNEFVEKFFRQINNPVLVNLEITWQGEGENPVIYPSVAPDLFAEQPLVLFGKKGDRQAGTLHIKGVSAGGHQYVQTYQLDFTDPGNPAVAQLWGRHRIKDLMNQMVQYDTKVGVETVTETALTYQLLSQYTAFVAVSDDVRVEPTESISMNVPVEMPEAVEYEGVFGGTGYVEDNGCTDWMEPEGELERGISFKRLEKRMYPLRAPARASAPAPSKARRTSPVEVVSAAGLDEVTIDSLNQHLATLTVPPGTNGELVLEIVFSKVRPSRIVVDAEASTLADVELLKTIKKWLFSWRIPHFIGDTVRLTLRVRS; translated from the coding sequence ATGCCATCCTTGAAATCTCCAACCGATCGAACCAGTGGATTATACGTACGTTCCCCAGAGGGAGAACAACTTATTTTTCCCCTGAAACATACAGAAGTCCGAGCAAAAATTGCCGGAAATTTATCGCGAGTTGAAGTCTCACAGCAATTTGAAAATCCTTTCACCAAGCCGTTAGAAGCCGTCTATATTTTCCCGCTACCGGAGGAAGCAGCGGTAGATGAGATGGAAATTAAAATTGGCGATCGCACCATTAAAGGCAGCATCAAAAAACGCGAAGAAGCCCAAAAAATTTACGAAAAAGCCAAACAAGAAGGGCGGACTGCGGGTTTGCTGGAACAGGAGCGAGATAATATTTTCACCCAGTCCCTCGCCAACATCAAACCGGGTGAATCAATCGATGTCACGATTCGCTACACTGACAGTTTGAAATTTTTAGCTGGCGATTACGAATTCATTTTTCCGATGGTTGTCGGGCCGCGATATATTCCCGGTACGCCGCTGGATGAAACGGCTGCTAGCGGTAGCGCCCCAGCCCCAATGACAGTCAATTCGTCTACCGATATTGTCCCCGATGCGTCGCGCCTCAATGCCCCGATTTTGCCACCGGGAATGCGATCGGGACACGATATCGGCGTGACGCTGGAAATTGAAGCTGGCGTACCGATTCGTAATGTCAATTCCCCATCCCACCAACTGCAAATTGAATATTTCGACTCTCCCCAAACTTCCTTAGCAAGCGAGCACAAAAATGGGCTGAGGGTGCGCGTTCAATTGGGGAATCAAGATACAATTCCCAACAAAGATTTGATTGTTCGCTATCAAATTGCTGGTCGAGAAACTCAATCGACGGTATTAACTCAAGCGGACGATCGCGGCGGGCATTTTGCAGTTTACTTGATTCCGGCGATCGAGTACAAAACTGATGAAATTGTGCCGAAAGATGTCGTTTTTTTAGTCGATACTTCCGGTTCGCAATCCGGTGCGCCTTTGCAGCAATGTCAGGCATTGTTGCGGCAATTTATTAACGGGCTGAATCCAGCGGATACTTTCTCGATTCTGGATTTTTCTGACAAAGTGCGGCGACTTTCCCAACAACCGCTACCGAATACAGCAGAAAATCGACAACAGGCGATCGAATATATCAACAAACTGCGCGCTTCTGGCGGTACGGAAATGTTGGGGGGGATTCGGGCGGCGATCGATTTTCCCGCACCATCCGGGCGCTTGCGAACTGTGGTATTCCTCAGCGACGGTTACATCGGCAACGAAAACCAAGTTCTCGCGGAAGTGCAGCAGCATCTCAAATCGGGGAACCGCCTGTACAGCTTCGGTGCGGGGAGTTCCGTCAATCGCTTTTTGCTCGATCGCATTGCGGAAATCGGGCGGGGAATCTCCCGGATTATCCGGCACGACGAACCAGTTAACGAATTTGTCGAAAAGTTTTTCCGGCAAATCAACAATCCGGTGTTGGTAAATCTGGAAATTACTTGGCAGGGAGAGGGCGAAAATCCGGTAATTTATCCGTCAGTTGCGCCGGATTTGTTTGCCGAACAACCGCTGGTTCTCTTTGGAAAAAAGGGCGATCGCCAAGCTGGAACCCTTCATATTAAAGGGGTTAGCGCAGGCGGACACCAGTACGTCCAAACCTACCAACTCGACTTTACAGATCCTGGAAATCCGGCAGTTGCCCAGCTTTGGGGGCGGCACCGCATCAAAGATTTGATGAATCAGATGGTGCAGTACGACACTAAGGTGGGAGTGGAAACAGTGACAGAAACGGCGCTAACCTATCAGCTTCTGTCGCAGTACACGGCTTTTGTGGCTGTCAGCGATGATGTGCGCGTCGAACCTACGGAATCCATCTCGATGAACGTTCCTGTAGAAATGCCGGAAGCTGTGGAATATGAGGGCGTATTTGGTGGCACAGGCTATGTAGAAGATAATGGCTGCACAGACTGGATGGAACCAGAAGGAGAATTAGAACGCGGCATCTCATTTAAGCGCCTAGAAAAACGGATGTATCCATTGCGCGCACCAGCCAGGGCTAGCGCCCCCGCACCGTCAAAGGCGCGCCGCACATCACCTGTAGAAGTTGTTAGCGCTGCGGGGTTGGATGAAGTGACGATCGATAGTTTAAACCAACACTTGGCAACTCTGACTGTGCCGCCCGGTACAAACGGCGAATTGGTGTTAGAAATTGTCTTCAGTAAGGTGCGCCCCAGCCGCATAGTTGTGGATGCTGAGGCTTCGACTTTGGCGGATGTGGAGTTGCTGAAAACTATCAAAAAATGGCTCTTTAGCTGGCGCATTCCTCACTTTATTGGGGATACAGTGCGCCTGACGTTGCGGGTGCGATCGTAA
- a CDS encoding DUF4347 domain-containing protein, with protein sequence MEKIRQIVVIDPTVEDYQSLAPSAEPRKEIFILDRAGDGVEQITELLASYTDISAVHIVSHGGAGNLQLGSIQLNSDNLDEYGDRLGQWKKALAPGADILLYGCSVAADIAPLSVGRSFLERLNQLTGADIAASKNLTGSAALGGDWDLEVTIGSIETPLAFTQEAIAAYSHVLATFSVTNTNDSGANSLRDAITQANATAGADIIDLTGITGTITLATTLPTINESVTLNGPGAATLTVSGSNAVQILTTNTGTVSISNLTFANANTGAGGGGISNGNGVTLNLTNVTFSNNTAGGGGALFNSGTATLTNTTFTNNKATAFGGGAIRNQGTMTVTDSSITNNEVITQPGGGIYNEGTLAIAGTTFSGNKASDATDPFFSGGGAIYSNGTLNITNSTLSGNTAVQKGGAIWWSGTAGTITNSTITNNTADSDANNGANDNGGGIFSSLATIALRNTIIAGNFDASPAVGTINPDVSGNITGNNNNLIGNLTGNTGTLGTGSDIVNPTPGLAALANNGGLTQTHALNAGSPAFNAGNNTGVSTNDQRGAGFARIGNGIVDIGAYEYPDILVNFGAPTFSGTEGIAATTVTIPVTLSATPLANVTVPLVNTGTATQGAGSDYTFTPGSITFNAGASGAALTQNLTVTINPDDIPENDETAVFNFGTIINAVAGTTNQTTLTIPANDPISYAIALTNPATGSLIEGNSGTQPVTFTVTRSGGTGVASTVDYAIAGTASNGADYNNINAAGATSATGTIAFAANETTKTIAVDVLGETAVEPDETITVTLSNPNLTAAPESSTVTASTATATIVNDDTPSISIGDVVVTEGNTGTASATFTATLSAASSLPVTVNYATSDGTANTADSDYAAAAGSLTFNAGETTKTITVAVNGDSKFETDETFNVNLSTAVNATITKATGIGTIVNDDLESPTPTPTPTPTPTPTPTPTPTPTPTTTPTPTPTTTPTPTPTPTPTPTPTPTPTPTPTTTPTPTESPTPTTTPTPTPTPTETPTPTPTPTPTPTPTETPTPTPTPTETPTPTPTPTPTPTTTPTPTPTPTPTPTPTPTPTPTPTPTPTPTPTPTPTPTPTPTPTPTPTPTETPTPTPTPTETPTPTPTPTTTPTPTETPTPTPETQDEDCICKQITFPSQTAIRGPNQTNSTTNGTESDDILEGSITNDNIDGLNGNDLEVGFTGNDNIYGGSYLSIDRGNTTILPSAKDSDVLFGNEGDDYLNGGAKDDLIFGGENEDVAYGGKDDDIIFGDKQSDTLIGDEGNDTLYGGTVNPSDIDSTGRDLLFGLSGDDYLNGQEAEDSLSGGNGNDTVHGGKGDDLALGDLGNDVLFGDEGSDTLCGGEGEDTMYGDIGSPLAIASAGAQDQMCGDLGNDLLFGNEGQDTVNGDAGNDTLYGGKDEDSLLGSAGDDWLFGDEGNDTLIGGTGDDRFILGIDSGSETILDFQDGRDAIGLRGGLSFSQLSITVENNSTLLRVTSSGQLLATLSNVSTGLINATDFVAV encoded by the coding sequence ATGGAAAAAATTAGGCAAATAGTTGTCATTGACCCAACCGTTGAAGATTATCAAAGCCTTGCACCAAGCGCTGAACCAAGGAAAGAGATATTTATCCTCGATCGGGCGGGGGATGGAGTCGAGCAAATTACAGAGTTATTAGCTAGCTACACCGATATTTCCGCCGTTCATATTGTTTCTCACGGCGGGGCTGGAAATTTGCAACTGGGGTCAATTCAGCTAAATTCCGACAACCTAGACGAATACGGCGATCGACTTGGGCAGTGGAAAAAGGCCTTAGCCCCTGGCGCCGATATCCTCCTGTACGGTTGCAGCGTGGCGGCAGACATCGCCCCGCTATCGGTGGGGCGATCGTTCTTGGAACGCCTCAATCAACTCACAGGTGCAGACATCGCCGCCTCCAAAAACCTGACAGGAAGTGCTGCATTAGGCGGCGACTGGGATTTAGAAGTAACAATTGGTTCGATTGAGACACCTTTGGCATTCACCCAAGAGGCGATCGCAGCTTACAGCCACGTTTTAGCTACTTTCTCAGTTACCAACACCAACGACTCCGGTGCAAACTCGCTGCGAGATGCCATTACCCAAGCCAATGCTACCGCAGGCGCAGATATTATTGACCTGACTGGCATTACTGGCACAATTACCCTCGCTACGACACTGCCAACTATTAATGAAAGCGTCACTCTAAACGGCCCAGGTGCAGCTACCTTGACAGTCAGCGGCAGCAACGCAGTGCAGATACTTACCACTAATACCGGCACTGTTAGCATTTCTAACCTCACCTTTGCTAACGCTAATACTGGTGCTGGTGGCGGTGGCATTAGTAACGGCAATGGCGTAACGCTAAACCTCACCAACGTTACCTTTTCTAATAACACTGCTGGAGGAGGTGGTGCTCTTTTCAATAGTGGCACGGCGACACTCACTAATACTACCTTTACTAATAATAAAGCAACTGCATTCGGTGGCGGTGCGATCAGAAACCAAGGCACGATGACAGTCACTGATAGCAGCATCACCAACAACGAAGTGATAACCCAACCCGGCGGCGGCATTTATAACGAAGGTACGCTTGCGATCGCCGGCACCACTTTCTCCGGCAACAAAGCAAGTGATGCAACAGATCCTTTTTTTTCCGGAGGTGGCGCAATCTACAGCAACGGCACTCTCAACATCACTAACAGTACGCTTTCCGGCAACACGGCCGTACAAAAAGGCGGTGCTATTTGGTGGAGCGGTACTGCGGGGACTATCACTAACAGCACCATCACCAATAACACGGCTGACTCAGATGCCAACAACGGCGCTAATGACAACGGGGGTGGCATATTCAGCAGTCTGGCGACGATCGCTCTCAGAAATACTATCATCGCCGGTAACTTTGATGCCTCTCCCGCAGTAGGAACTATCAATCCCGACGTTTCTGGCAACATCACTGGGAATAACAATAACCTGATCGGGAATCTCACGGGCAATACGGGTACGCTTGGCACGGGCAGCGACATCGTTAACCCAACTCCTGGGCTAGCAGCGCTGGCAAATAACGGCGGCCTTACGCAAACCCACGCGCTGAATGCAGGTAGTCCCGCATTCAACGCAGGCAACAACACAGGCGTTTCAACTAACGATCAACGAGGTGCTGGTTTTGCTCGCATCGGCAACGGCATCGTTGACATTGGTGCTTATGAATATCCCGACATTCTAGTTAACTTTGGTGCTCCCACTTTCTCAGGTACAGAAGGAATTGCTGCTACTACTGTTACTATCCCAGTCACTCTCAGCGCTACTCCCCTCGCCAATGTCACCGTACCATTAGTTAACACAGGTACGGCTACCCAAGGCGCAGGTTCTGACTACACTTTTACCCCTGGCTCTATCACTTTTAATGCTGGTGCCAGTGGTGCAGCCCTTACCCAAAATCTCACTGTTACTATCAATCCTGATGACATCCCCGAAAATGATGAAACAGCCGTTTTCAACTTCGGTACTATTATTAATGCCGTTGCTGGAACTACTAACCAAACTACCCTAACTATACCCGCCAACGACCCGATTTCTTATGCGATCGCACTCACAAATCCAGCGACAGGTTCCTTAATAGAAGGCAATTCCGGCACTCAACCCGTCACTTTCACCGTCACTCGCAGCGGCGGCACGGGGGTAGCGAGTACAGTAGATTATGCGATCGCCGGTACCGCTAGCAACGGCGCCGACTACAATAATATCAATGCTGCGGGGGCTACTAGCGCCACAGGGACGATCGCCTTTGCCGCCAACGAAACAACTAAAACTATTGCTGTGGATGTCTTGGGCGAAACCGCAGTTGAACCTGACGAGACAATTACCGTCACCCTCAGCAACCCAAATTTGACCGCAGCGCCGGAAAGTTCGACTGTCACCGCCAGCACCGCCACTGCTACGATCGTCAATGATGATACTCCTAGTATCTCGATCGGTGATGTAGTTGTTACCGAGGGCAATACGGGTACTGCTAGCGCCACCTTTACTGCCACTCTCTCAGCAGCTTCTAGCTTGCCCGTCACCGTCAATTACGCCACGTCAGACGGTACTGCTAACACTGCTGATAGCGATTACGCGGCGGCCGCAGGCAGCCTCACCTTCAATGCCGGGGAAACGACAAAAACCATTACTGTTGCTGTCAACGGCGATTCTAAGTTTGAAACTGACGAAACATTTAACGTCAACCTCAGCACCGCTGTCAATGCGACTATTACTAAAGCGACGGGCATAGGTACGATCGTAAATGACGACTTGGAGTCACCGACGCCGACTCCGACGCCGACTCCGACGCCGACTCCGACGCCGACTCCAACTCCGACTCCAACGCCGACAACAACTCCGACTCCAACGCCGACAACAACTCCGACTCCAACTCCGACTCCGACTCCAACGCCGACTCCGACTCCAACGCCGACTCCAACGCCGACAACAACTCCGACTCCAACGGAAAGTCCGACTCCGACAACAACTCCGACTCCAACTCCGACTCCAACGGAAACTCCGACTCCGACTCCAACTCCGACTCCAACGCCAACTCCAACGGAAACTCCGACTCCAACGCCAACTCCAACGGAAACTCCGACTCCGACTCCGACTCCAACTCCAACGCCGACAACAACTCCGACTCCGACTCCGACGCCAACTCCAACTCCGACTCCAACTCCGACTCCGACTCCGACTCCGACTCCGACTCCGACTCCGACGCCAACTCCGACTCCGACTCCAACTCCGACTCCGACTCCAACTCCGACGCCAACTCCAACGGAAACTCCGACTCCGACTCCGACTCCAACGGAAACTCCGACTCCGACTCCGACTCCGACAACAACTCCGACTCCAACGGAAACTCCGACGCCAACGCCAGAAACTCAAGACGAAGATTGCATTTGCAAGCAGATAACCTTTCCCAGCCAGACTGCTATTCGCGGCCCCAACCAAACAAATAGCACCACCAACGGTACAGAAAGCGACGACATTCTGGAAGGTTCGATTACCAATGACAATATCGACGGCTTAAATGGTAACGACTTAGAGGTTGGCTTCACTGGCAATGACAATATTTATGGCGGATCTTACCTCAGTATCGATCGAGGAAATACAACCATTCTTCCCTCTGCCAAAGATAGCGACGTACTGTTTGGCAATGAGGGCGATGATTACCTCAACGGGGGTGCTAAAGATGATTTAATCTTTGGGGGCGAGAACGAAGATGTTGCTTACGGTGGCAAAGATGACGACATAATTTTTGGAGACAAACAGAGCGATACTTTAATTGGCGATGAGGGTAACGACACATTATACGGTGGTACTGTTAACCCTTCAGACATCGATTCTACAGGTCGCGATTTGCTATTTGGCCTCAGTGGCGACGATTACCTGAACGGGCAAGAAGCCGAAGATTCCCTTTCTGGCGGTAATGGAAACGATACAGTGCATGGTGGCAAGGGCGATGATTTGGCCCTAGGAGACTTGGGCAACGACGTGCTGTTTGGGGATGAGGGCAGCGATACTCTCTGTGGTGGCGAGGGAGAAGATACTATGTACGGGGATATTGGCAGCCCTCTGGCGATCGCCTCCGCTGGCGCTCAAGACCAGATGTGCGGTGATTTGGGCAACGATTTGTTGTTTGGCAATGAAGGTCAGGATACCGTTAACGGTGATGCTGGAAACGATACTCTTTATGGAGGCAAGGATGAAGACAGTTTACTGGGTAGTGCTGGGGACGATTGGTTATTTGGAGATGAGGGGAATGATACTTTAATTGGAGGTACTGGGGACGATCGATTTATCTTAGGTATCGACAGCGGCAGCGAGACTATTTTAGACTTTCAAGATGGTCGCGATGCGATCGGCTTGAGGGGCGGTTTAAGTTTCTCGCAACTGAGCATTACTGTAGAAAATAATTCTACTTTGCTCCGAGTTACCAGTTCCGGTCAACTGTTAGCAACTCTCAGCAATGTGTCAACAGGGCTGATTAATGCTACCGATTTTGTAGCGGTCTAA